From a region of the Salarias fasciatus chromosome 6, fSalaFa1.1, whole genome shotgun sequence genome:
- the abcc10 gene encoding collagen alpha-1(I) chain, whose protein sequence is MASGVGAGTGTGGSGPAALLAGLCHTDQDRPLPLWQDGNFSPCFNQLVLGALPHAAMAVCSACYLGMARCGPQQAPPPCSWTLRLLSALLLAALLAADVALAGVLRRPDVFLLLLCDGAGVLAWLLHAGAVAALRRTAWRWDGAVFESRRASEPGALRAGRGAGAAPPPLPPGVCVSLRRRRRLHAAHQRRGRLAAAAALELRPRHGGGGGGGRQRLRVAPLLPVAVAAAAPRPAWRAGPAGPGVPPAAQAPHRRRALVLRAVLGGLRGAEPRVPGGGRGHGAGRGGGAAAGAPHGVRPAVLRPGSAEGHRQPVQLRRAAAAQRPGELHGGGGGARQQGGLLRPGALRLHAALLRPQERLRLRGVQGGAVGARRPGVGHLRQGAAAARRRRRRRPGRLLAGRGGQPDERRHRPRGQLLQQLPRAVEPALPLRRHAVPAVPAGGRGLPGRAGRGAAPGAVQQVPGFSNRQQQQAHAALQGQPRQADDRNPLRDPSHQVLQLGGSLRPQGGGVPAPGAFPPQGRQVPGRPVRVHLGRAARAHLHPHLRHVRPAGTPADRRQGLHHPGPGGDADHPPQQLPLGPERRPGGQGVSGADPALLQPPQPGPAGPLRPGASGGRAHRRAVEPGVLLPGGARRRGGSAAARRQSARCQGLSGGSGGEGGFWEELLAGRHHRRTQQDQRRSLRGGPGPGRRPGLPGTLDPARLRPREHPVREGVRRRVLPGRDPGLRARRRPQRSAGRRPDGGGGERSDAEWRTEGPAGAGQSRVHGQAAVPAGRPAGGRGLGRGRAPDAALHPGPAAGEDPHPLHPPHRAGAPRRHGGPGRRRNHRQDRFAGGNPSSGGGGAQEVQEREPQEGGSWFRRFSTCCGVKTDSSSRCSGARGAGARFDPRPGPGGRPARRSGGGAEAGGGAGLERVPDLLGGRGGGPGLRHPHRSAAHASLEERVGLVAVSLISALKRTTRHTRQPVGGGGGVQLSSPAALLHRRPPVFGAPPAGVPLQPLRPGRHVLPDGVRLPGSGQLRLHRPASLPLRLRRRRRRRRHPHPPAGPGPEGHAGLLRHHAGGPRAEPLLLRPVRHRRQPAVHPQHPAGQRRQPAGRAGGDGLGAALGAAAAGAAGAGVPPHAALLPPHVPRAQAPLQPHAVARLLALLRDADRAGHRAGQRQRRQVRGGERPPPGAEPALPVPQHRRHAVAGHPPAADRRRRGDGPRHHRRGAASVQRGGSGPGGARPLVRPLHHLPAVGHHLQLHTDGDAAGECGADGGVLHQPAQRAAAAPPAAAPRLAPAGPAGVPGRGPGLQGGAPQRPGRGEPGGPARREGGHRGTHGLREVHHVPGSVPHGGAEPGPDPPGPAGHQHCGPGPAPVAAGHHPSGPLPVQRDRQGEPGPLRAAGGPPAAGGSGPVSPELGGQQDGGAGRRGGGQGTVLLCGTETAAVSGQSPADRRQGSVYR, encoded by the exons ATGGCGTCCGGGGTCGGggcggggacggggacggggggcTCTGGGCCGGCGGCGCTGCTGGCAGGTCTCTGTCACACAGACCAGGaccgtcctcttcctctgtggcaGGACGGAAACTTCAGCCCCTGCTTCAACCAGCTGGTCCTCGGAGCTCTGCCGCACGCCGCCATGGCGGTCTGCAGCGCCTGCTACCTGGGCATGGCCAG GTGCGGCCCCCagcaggctccgcccccttgcTCCTGGACCCTCCGGCTGCTGTCGGCCCTGCTGCTCGCCGCCCTGCTGGCGGCGGACGTGGCGCTGGCGGGCGTCCTGCGGCGGCCCGacgtgttcctgctgctgctgtgcgaCGGCGCCGGCGTGCTGGCCTGGCTGCTGCACGCCGGCGCCGTGGCGGCACTGCGGAGGACGGCGTGGCGGTGGG ACGGAGCCGTGTTTGAATCCCGCCGAGCCTCTGAGCCTGGCGCGCTTCGTGCTGGCCGCGGCGCgggcgccgctcctcctcctctacctcctgGCGTTTGCGTTTCCCTGCGTCGGCGACGCCGGTTACACGCTGCACATCAACGCCGCGGACgactcgccgccgccgctgccctgGAGCTCCGCCCCCGACACGGGGGAGGTGGTGGCGGAGGACGGCAGCGGCTGCGCGTCGCGCCTCTTCTACCTGTGGCTGTCGCCGCTGCTGCGCCGCGGCCGGCGTGGCGAGCTGGACCGGCCGGACCAGGTGTACCACCTGCCGCGCAAGCTCCGCACCGCCGCCGTGCGCTCGTACTTCGAGCAGTGCTGGGAGGCCTGCGGGGGGCGGAGCCCCGGGTCCCcggaggtgggcggggccacggAGCCGGACGGGGAGGTGGGGCTGCTGCGGGTGCTCCACACGGCGTTCGGCCGGCGGTACTACGTCCTGGGAGCGCTGAAGGCCACCGTCAACCTGTCCAGCTTCGCCGGGCCGCTGCTGCTCAACGGCCTGGTGAGCTACatggaggagggggcggcgCCCGCCAGCAGGGGGGTCTGCTGCGCCCTGGGGCTCTTCGCCTCCACGctgctctgctccgtcctcAGGAACGTCTTCGTCTTCGAGGTGTCCAAGGTGGCGCTGTCGGCGCGCGCCGCCCTGGTGTCGGCCATCTACGGCAAGGCGCTGCGgctgcgcggcggcggcggcggcggcggcctggccGGCTGCTCGCTGGGCGAGGCGGTCAACCTGATGAGCGCCGACACCGACCGCGTGGTCAACTTCTTCAACAGCTTCCACGAGCTGTGGAGCCTGCCCTTCCGCTTCGCCGTCACGCTGTACCTGCTGTACCTGCAGGTGGGCGTGGCCTTCCTGGGCGGGCTGGCCGTGGCGCTGCTCCTGGTGCCGTTCAACAAGTTCCTGGCTTCTCGAAtcgtcagcaacaacaagcacatGCTGCGCTGCAAGGACAGCCGCGTCAAG ctgatgacAGAAATCCTCTTCGGGATCCGAGTCATCAAGTTCTACAGCTGGGAGGCTCACTTCGCCCGCAAGGTGGCGGAGTGCCGGCGCCGGGAGCTTTCCCACCTCAAGGCCGTCAAGTACCTGGACGCCCTGTGCGTGTACACCTGGGCCGCGCTGCCCGTGCTCATCTGCATCCTCACCTTCGTCACGTACGTCCTGCTGGGACACCAGCTGACCGCCGCCAAG gtcttCACCACCCTGGCCCTGGTGGGGATGCTGATCATCCCCCTCAACAGCTTCCCCTGGGTCCTGAACGGCGTCCTGGAGGCCAAGGTGTCTCTGGAGCGGATCCAGCGCTTCTTCAGCCTCCCCAGCCGGGACCTGCAGGCCCACTACGGCCCGG GGCCTCCGGGGGACGAGCGCACCGCCGTGCTGTTGAGCCAGGCGTCCTTCTCCCGGGAGGGGCCCGGCGGAGGgggggctctgctgctgcacggcgTCAATCTGCACGTTGCCAAG GgctctctggtggttctggtgggGAAGGTGGGTTCTGGGAAGAGCTCCTTGCTGGCCGCCATCACAGGAGAACTCAGCAG GACCAGCGGCGTTCTCTACGTGgcggaccgggaccggggcgTCGGCCTGGCCTCCCAGGAACCCTGGATCCAGCACGCCTCCGTCCGAGAGAACATCCTGTTCGGGAGGGAGTACGACGCCGCGTTCTACCAGGCCGTGATCCAGGCCTGCGCGCTCGCAGACGACCTCAGC GTTCTGCCGGACGGCGACCGGACGGAGGTGGGGGAGAACGGAGTGACGCTGAGTGGAGGACAGAAGGCCCGGCTGGCGCTGGCCAGAGCCGCGTACATG GACAAGCCGCTGTACCTGCTGGACGACCCGCTGGCGGCCGTGGACTCGGACGTGGCCGAGCACCTGATGCGGCGCTGCATCCTGGACCTGCTGCGGGGGAAGACCCGCATCCTCTGCACCCACCGCATCGAGCTGGCGCACCGCGCCGACATGGTGGTCCTGGTCGACGACGGAACCATCGTCAGGACCG GTTCGCCGGCGGAAATCCTTCCTCTGGTGGAGGCGGCGCCCAAGAAGTCCAAGAACGAGAAccacaggaaggaggaag CTGGTTTCGCCGGTTCTCCACATGCTGTGGAGTAAAAACCGACTCGTCCTCCAGGTGCAGCGGAGCACGAGGAGCAGGAGCCCGGTTCGATCCCCGGCCTGGGCCCGGAGGACGGCCGGCCCGACGGAGCGGGGGAGGAGCAGAAGCAGGCGGGGGCGCTGGCCTGGAGCGTGTACCGGACCTACTGGGGGGCCGTGGGGGGGGTCCTGGCCTCCGCCATCCTCACCGCTCTGCTGCTCATGCAAG CCTCGAAGAACGTGTCGGACTGGTGGCTGTCTCACTGATCTCGGCGCTGAAAAGAACGACTCGTCACACACGCCAAccagtcggcggcggcggcggcgttcagcTCTCCTcgcctgctgctctcctccaccggcggcctcct GTCTTCGgtgcgccccctgcaggcgtTCCTCTCCAACCGCTCCGACCCGGACGTCACGTTCTACCTGACGGTGTACGGCTGCCTGGGAGCGGCCAACTCCGTCTTCACCGCCCTGCGAGCCTTCCTCTTCGCCTACGGCgtcgtcgccgccgccgccgccatccaCACCCGCCTGCTGGACCGGGTCCTGAAG GCCACGCTGGGCTTCTTCGACACCACGCCGGTGGGCCGCGTGCTGAACCGCTTCTCCTCCGACCTGTACGGCATCGACGACAGCCTGCCGTTCATCCTCAACATCCTGCTGGCCAACGGCGCCAGCCTGCTGGGCGCGCTGGCGGTGATGGGCTGGGGGCTGCCCTgggtgctgctgccgctggcGCCGCTGGCGCTGGCGTACCACCGCACGCAGCGCTTCTACCGCCACACGTCCCGCGAGCTCAAGCGCCTCTGCAGCCTCACGCTGTCGCCCGTCTACTCGCACTTCTCCGAGACGCTGACCGGGCTGGCCACCGTGCGGGCCAGCGGCAGCGCCGCCAG GTTCGAGGAGGAGAGCGCCCGCCGCCTGGAGCAGAACCAGCGCTGCCTGTTCCTCAGCACCGCCGCCATGCAGTGGCTGGACATCCGCCTGCAGCTGATCGGCGTCGCCGTGGTGACGGGCCTCGGCACCATCGCCGTGGTGCAGCATCAGTTCAACGCGGTGGATCCGG gcctGGTGGGGCTCGCCCTCTCGTACGCCCTCTCCATCACCTCCCTGCTGTCGGGCATCATCTTCAGCTTCACACAGACGGAGATGCAGCTGGTGAGTGTGGAGCGGACGGAGGAGTACTCCACCAGCCTGCCCAGCGAGCCGCAGCAGCGCCACCCGCAG CTGCCCCCCGCCTGGCCCCAGCAGGGCCGGCTGGAGTTCCGGGACGTGGTCCTGGCCTACAGGGAGGGGCTCCCCAACGCCCTGGACGGGGTGAGCCTGGTGGTCCGGCCCGGCGAGAAGGTGGGCATCGTGGGACGCACGGGCTCCGGGAAGTCCACCATGTTCCTGGCTCTGTTCCGCATGGTGGAGCTGAACCGGggccagatcctcctggaccagctggacatCAGCACTGTGGGCCTGGACCAGCTCcg GTCGCGGCTGGCCATCATCCCTCAGGACCCCTTCCTGTTCAGCGGGACCGTCAGGGAGAACCTGGACCCCTGCGGGCTGCAGGCGGACCGCCGgctgctggaggttctggacCAGTGTCACCTGAGCTCGGCGGTCAGCAGGATGG GGGGGCTGGACGCCGaggtgggggacaggggacagtCCTTCTCTGCGGGACAGAGACAGCTGCTGTGTCTGGCCAGAGCCCTGCTGACCGACGCCAAG GTTCTGTGTATCGATGA